The Mercurialis annua linkage group LG8, ddMerAnnu1.2, whole genome shotgun sequence genome window below encodes:
- the LOC126661738 gene encoding uncharacterized protein LOC126661738: MAPYEALYGRKCRSPICWEEVGERKLTGAEIEQITSEKVPLIKQRLETAFSVIRFGKKGKLAPRYAGPYEVIERIGTVAYKLALPSEMSQVHPVFHVSMLRKYIPDPHRLIQPQEVEIDEELSYEEEPVEIVDTQIRKLRSNMVKVLWRSRTIEECTWETEADMRKRYPHLFAQGNSLF; this comes from the exons ATGGCACCGTATGAGGCGTTGTATGGACGTAAGTGTAGATCTCCAATTTGTTGGGAGGAAGTTGGAGAAAGAAAATTAACAGGAGCTGAAATAGAACAGATTACGTCTGAGAAAGTGCCGTTGATTaagcaacgtttagaaactgcattta gtgtAATCCGATTTGGAAAGAAAGGAAAGCTAGCGCCGAGATATGCAGGACCTTACGAGGTTATTGAGCGAATAGGAACGGTAGCTTATAAGTTAGCATTACCGTCTGAGATGTCGCAGGTACATCCAGTGTTTCACGTGTCGATGCTTAGGAAGTATATTCCTGACCCTCATAGACTTATTCAACCTCAGGAGGTTGAGATAGACGAGGAGCTATCTTATGAGGAGGAACCTGTAGAAATTGTCGATACCCAGATTAGGAAACTCCGTAGTAATATGGTAAAAGTGCTATGGAGGAGCCGTACAATTGAGGAGTGTACGTGGGAAACAGAGGCGGATATGCGGAAACGATATCCCCACTTGTTTGCTCAAGGTAatagtttgttttga